One window of Penaeus chinensis breed Huanghai No. 1 chromosome 1, ASM1920278v2, whole genome shotgun sequence genomic DNA carries:
- the LOC125027673 gene encoding uncharacterized protein LOC125027673, which yields MRLVGTVEDNSCVRAKANNLTLPQKSVLSKGRSFVLGPPSLKPIENNITTSLEDLETEINHRFTQSLLPGSLPPGTNKQKMKVPTQLPFQKGKRFPPKRLPGLAEKINEAKKEILTADEEEALKKVDNESKRLVNRFYNLDSPRKKCTSFKAAQRDALLAHKPSIPHWYILPKTHKKIDEELGTWPGRPVLSGCCAPTRPVDRLLTTYLAPLLDLLPERLQDTSDFLRKIRDFPQIPKGALIFSFDVVSLYPSIPQEEAAWVVSHFYEKNYGYVQGRLMHDFNIQAPPPYLIKEGIDHVLNGTLLRYDHGYYRQNKGTAIGASVSVAIAEIFVHASIEKERKRMQKQPLVFLRYIDDIFGIFDGREDELKEYHEGLNKIHPDLQFTLEYDSQKLPFLDTLVYLNEDGNLQTTVFYKPSNTHQYLHFHSSHHPNLKRSLPFSQGIRIKRIVSDPKNLEESLEDMFKFFRLRGYTHKIITQAKKRLSELTREDLLLERNRKGTGRIIFPMLYSPSIAPILRNYINNIWSWLQSNAEDKPWEQWFRDPPPMIAWKKDQAIGEKLIRAEFPSPLTLKRIRELSGCRERKQPK from the exons ATGCGCCTGGTTGGCACGGTCGAAGACAACAGTTGTGTCAGGGCAAAGGCCAACAACCTCACCCTGCCACAGAAGTCGGTACTGAGTAAAGGAAGGTCGTTTGTCCTGGGCCCTCCTTCTCTCAAACCAATTGAGAATAATATCACAACCTCTCTGGAGGATTTGGAAACAGAAATAAATCACAGATTTACCCAGTCTCTGCTTCCAGGATCCCTCCCTCCtggtacaaataaacaaaagatgaagGTTCCCACACAGCTCCCTTTCCAAAAAGGGAAGAGGTTCCCTCCTAAGAGACTCCCAGGACTGGCAGAGAAGATAAATGAAGCCAAGAAGGAAATACTGACagcag ATGAGGAGGAAGCCCTGAAGAAAGTAGATAATGAATCCAAGAGGCTTGTAAATAGATTCTACAACTTGGATTCCCCCAGAAAGAAGTGCACCAGCTTTAAAGCAGCTCAGAGAGATGCTTTGTTGGCACATAAGCCCAGCATCCCACACTGGTACATTCTTccgaaaacacacaagaaaatagaCGAAGAATTAGGTACCTGGCCAGGGAGACCAGTACTGAGCGGCTGCTGTGCCCCCACCAGACCTGTGGATAGGCTGCTTACCACATATCTAGCACCATTGTTagatctccttccagagagattaCAAGATACTTCAGATTTCCTTAGAAAGATAAGAGATTTTCCACAGATCCCGAAAGGAGCtttgattttttcctttgatGTCGTATCTCTGTATCCATCCATACCCCAAGAAGAAGCGGCATGGGTAGTCTCACATTTCTATGAGAAGAATTACGGATACGTGCAAGGAAGATTAATGCATGACTTCAACATACAAGCTCCACCCCCTTATTTAATAAAGGAAGGGATTGACCATGTTTTGAATGGAACCCTACTAAGATATGACCATGGGTATTACAGGCAAAATAAAGGCACAGCAATAGGTGCGTCGGTATCAGTAGCTATCGCTGAGATCTTCGTACATGCGAgcattgaaaaagaaaggaaaagaatgcagAAACAACCCCTAGTGTTCTTGAGATACATAGATGACATTTTTGGGATTTTCGATGGAAGAGAAGATGAGCTGAAAGAGTACCATGAGGGCTTGAATAAAATACACCCTGACCTCCAATTCACGCTAGAGTATGATAGCCAGAAGCTCCCATTCCTGGACACTTTAGTGTATCTAAATGAAGATGGAAACTTACAAACCACGGTGTTCTACAAGCCCTCCAACACTCATCAGTATTTACATTTCCACTCGAGCCACCACCCAAACCTCAAGAGATCCCTCCCCTTTTCACAAGGTATAAGGATCAAGAGAATTGTGAGCGACCCAAAGAACCTAGAAGAATCGCTAGAAGATATGTTCAAGTTCTTCAGGCTCAGAGGTTACACTCACAAGATAATAACACAGGCAAAGAAAAGATTGAGTGAACTAACCCGAGAAGACCTGTTgttggagagaaacagaaaaggaacagGCAGAATCATTTTCCCCATGTTGTACTCCCCGAGCATAGCGCCAATCCTGAGGaattacatcaataatatttGGTCCTGGCTCCAAAGTAACGCCGAAGATAAACCGTGGGAACAATGGTTCAGGGATCCGCCCCCGATGATCGCGTGGAAAAAAGATCAAGCCATAGGTGAGAAACTTATTAGAGCGGAATTTCCATCCCCACTCACGCTCAAAAGAATAAGAGAATTGTCAGGATGCAGGGAAAGGAAACAACCAAAATAA